One window of Cryobacterium arcticum genomic DNA carries:
- a CDS encoding protoporphyrinogen/coproporphyrinogen oxidase, producing the protein MLDVIVIGGGVAGLVAARECAHLGLNVLVLEAADVVGGAVAGHEVAGLPLDAGAESFAVRGNTVAAFVANLGLADQIVEPNPTGAWLHLPPLRSGGAPMSVPLPKAGVLGIPGSPLADDVRRAIGWSGALRAYADRLMPVLKIGREHSLGELVQKRMGSKVLDRLVNPVAGGVYATNAVDLEVDVVAPGLNRTLTTAGSLSGAVTAMRIAAPAGSAVRGLRGGMHRLVDTLVEDLERFDVEIRTGTAVASFRPVDTSTVAEDGTDTPVRSWLIECAPAAEAPATVAPAAFPTTDAVAPTAFPATDADAPIPAEPFTLEARHVILAVPAASALALLAPLGAEYADLAALDWPAPAAVELATLVLDAPALDAQPRGTGVLVAVGTPGVTAKALTHITAKWEWIDALTPQGQHVVRLSYGRAGAPVPTLDLSDDEFMHLAVRDAAAILGVDLAPEQVRGFARTLWSDGLSPATIGAPERIRQVRDVIEGTPGLDVTGGWLSGTGLASVIPDALAAGIRARRAVLDL; encoded by the coding sequence ATGTTGGACGTCATCGTCATCGGCGGAGGTGTCGCCGGCCTGGTGGCTGCCCGCGAGTGTGCCCACCTCGGGCTGAACGTGCTCGTCCTGGAGGCCGCGGACGTCGTCGGCGGCGCCGTGGCCGGCCACGAGGTCGCCGGTCTTCCGCTCGACGCCGGGGCCGAGAGCTTCGCCGTGCGCGGCAACACCGTGGCGGCGTTCGTGGCCAACCTGGGTCTCGCCGACCAGATCGTCGAACCCAACCCGACTGGCGCCTGGCTGCACCTGCCGCCGCTTCGCTCCGGCGGCGCCCCGATGTCGGTGCCGCTGCCGAAGGCCGGGGTGCTCGGTATCCCCGGGTCGCCGCTGGCCGACGACGTGCGCCGCGCGATCGGCTGGTCCGGGGCTCTGCGCGCGTACGCCGACCGGCTGATGCCGGTGCTCAAGATCGGCCGGGAGCACAGCCTCGGTGAGCTCGTGCAGAAGCGGATGGGCAGCAAGGTGCTCGACCGTCTGGTCAACCCGGTCGCCGGCGGGGTCTACGCCACCAATGCCGTCGACCTCGAGGTCGACGTGGTCGCGCCCGGGCTCAACCGCACCCTCACCACGGCCGGGTCGCTCTCCGGTGCCGTCACGGCCATGCGCATCGCAGCCCCGGCCGGGTCGGCCGTGCGCGGGCTCCGCGGCGGCATGCACCGCCTGGTCGACACGCTCGTCGAGGACCTCGAGCGGTTCGACGTCGAGATCCGCACCGGCACCGCGGTGGCCTCCTTCCGCCCCGTCGACACGTCGACCGTCGCCGAGGACGGCACCGACACGCCCGTGCGCAGCTGGCTCATCGAATGCGCCCCCGCCGCCGAGGCGCCCGCCACCGTGGCTCCGGCCGCATTCCCGACCACGGATGCTGTCGCTCCCACCGCATTCCCGGCCACGGATGCCGACGCTCCCATCCCGGCCGAGCCGTTCACCCTCGAGGCCCGTCACGTGATCCTGGCCGTGCCCGCCGCATCCGCCCTGGCCCTACTGGCCCCGCTCGGCGCCGAGTACGCCGACCTGGCCGCCCTCGACTGGCCGGCCCCGGCCGCCGTGGAGCTGGCGACCCTGGTGCTCGACGCGCCCGCCCTGGACGCGCAGCCGCGCGGCACCGGCGTTCTCGTCGCGGTCGGCACCCCCGGCGTCACGGCCAAGGCGCTCACCCACATCACCGCCAAATGGGAATGGATCGACGCCCTCACCCCGCAGGGCCAGCACGTGGTGCGGCTCTCCTACGGGCGCGCCGGTGCACCGGTGCCCACCCTCGACCTCTCCGACGACGAGTTCATGCACCTCGCGGTCCGCGATGCCGCCGCCATCCTCGGCGTCGATCTCGCACCGGAGCAGGTGCGCGGATTCGCCCGCACGCTGTGGAGCGACGGCCTCTCGCCGGCCACGATCGGCGCGCCGGAGCGCATCCGCCAGGTCCGCGATGTGATCGAGGGCACGCCGGGCCTGGATGTCACGGGCGGATGGCTGTCCGGAACCGGGCTGGCCTCGGTGATCCCGGACGCCCTCGCTGCGGGTATCCGCGCCCGGCGGGCAGTGCTAGACCTCTGA
- a CDS encoding phage holin family protein — protein MSTSGYNPKSKQSLFTLLSELPGQITALVKAEIDAFKADISGKAKNVGIGLGLFIGAAVFAFLAVIVFIALAVIALDLVLPLWLSALIVAVALLLIAVILALIGLNRVKKGTSHDPEGVTASIQKDVDAFKGVGQYDHR, from the coding sequence GTGAGTACCAGCGGGTATAACCCCAAGAGCAAGCAGTCCCTGTTCACGCTCCTCAGCGAGCTCCCGGGTCAGATCACCGCCCTGGTCAAGGCTGAGATCGACGCCTTCAAGGCGGACATCTCCGGCAAGGCGAAGAATGTGGGCATCGGCCTCGGCCTGTTCATCGGCGCGGCCGTGTTCGCTTTCCTGGCGGTCATCGTGTTCATCGCGCTGGCCGTCATCGCCCTCGATCTGGTGCTGCCGCTCTGGCTGTCCGCGCTCATCGTGGCGGTCGCCCTGCTCCTGATCGCGGTGATCCTGGCCCTGATCGGGCTCAACCGGGTCAAGAAGGGCACCAGCCACGACCCGGAGGGCGTGACGGCGAGCATCCAGAAGGACGTCGACGCATTCAAGGGAGTTGGCCAGTATGACCACCGATAA
- a CDS encoding DUF3618 domain-containing protein: MTTDNTAPRSGSAKAVEAKPEHHSTGELRAEAARARAELAGTLDAIEYKLNVPKQIKINTRRFTLGLHRLGDENPTALAGIALGAAAVVGTAVWWGVKTVLDRR; this comes from the coding sequence ATGACCACCGATAACACCGCGCCCCGGTCCGGCTCCGCCAAGGCCGTCGAGGCCAAGCCCGAGCACCACAGCACGGGCGAGTTGCGGGCCGAAGCGGCCCGCGCCCGGGCCGAACTGGCCGGGACCCTGGACGCCATCGAGTACAAGCTCAACGTGCCCAAGCAGATCAAGATCAACACCCGGCGGTTCACGTTGGGCCTGCACCGCCTCGGCGACGAGAACCCGACCGCCCTGGCGGGCATCGCCCTCGGCGCCGCCGCCGTGGTGGGAACCGCGGTCTGGTGGGGCGTGAAGACGGTCCTCGACCGCCGCTAA
- the hemQ gene encoding hydrogen peroxide-dependent heme synthase, translated as MTVPTPDSHTSTEAEPTEASPSGFTLFTVLRKDPRNPDDLDGRDVPRFVDELDGIVALVEAEGVTVRGFYDVSGLRADADVMIWTHADEAQTLQWANRELRRSRLLKSLLPTWNAMGVHRDAEFNKSHVPGFLRGIEPKGWLTVYPFVRSYEWYLLPEAERGKMLADHGRKGAAFRGAIANTVSSFALGDYEWLLPIESDELTELVDLMRELRATDARMHVREEVPFYTGRRITTAELVEVLQ; from the coding sequence ATGACCGTGCCCACACCCGATTCCCACACCTCGACAGAGGCTGAACCCACCGAGGCTTCCCCCTCCGGATTCACCCTCTTCACCGTGCTGCGCAAGGACCCGCGCAACCCCGACGACCTCGACGGCCGTGACGTTCCGCGTTTCGTGGACGAACTCGACGGCATCGTCGCCCTGGTCGAAGCCGAGGGCGTGACCGTTCGCGGTTTCTACGACGTCTCCGGCCTCCGCGCCGACGCCGATGTGATGATCTGGACGCACGCCGACGAGGCCCAGACCCTGCAGTGGGCCAACCGGGAGCTCCGCCGCAGCCGCCTGCTCAAGAGCCTCCTGCCGACCTGGAACGCCATGGGCGTGCACCGCGACGCCGAGTTCAACAAGAGCCACGTGCCGGGCTTCCTGCGCGGCATCGAGCCCAAGGGCTGGCTCACCGTCTACCCGTTCGTGCGCAGCTACGAGTGGTACCTGCTCCCCGAGGCCGAGCGCGGCAAGATGCTCGCCGACCACGGCCGCAAGGGCGCCGCGTTCCGCGGGGCCATCGCCAACACCGTCTCCTCGTTCGCCCTCGGCGACTACGAATGGCTCCTGCCGATCGAGTCCGACGAGCTCACCGAGCTCGTCGACCTGATGCGTGAGCTCCGCGCCACCGATGCCCGCATGCACGTGCGCGAAGAGGTTCCGTTCTACACCGGTCGTCGCATCACCACCGCCGAACTCGTGGAGGTGCTGCAGTAA
- a CDS encoding ferrochelatase: MTSYDAILLAGFGGPEGQDDVIPFLRNVTRGRGIPEERLEEVAVHYRHFGGISPINQQNRVLRAALQAELDRRGIDLPVIWGNRNWAPYLPDTIAEAHAAGQDRLLAIATSAYSSYSGCRQYREDFAQALDTTGLTGTVQIDKIRQFFDHPGFVTPFITGVRQGLADIEAQIPGIDLATEVEVLFSTHSIPSTDAAKSGPAERGFGPDGAYAAQHLAVADVIMQGLTSPWQLVYQSRSGPPSMPWLEPDINDAIALLPARGIRAVVIVPLGFVSDHMEVMWDLDNEATETAKEHGLFSVRVPTPGADPVYVSGLIDLVEERLNDVPPADRPALTNLGPWYDVCRPGCCENVRLGFKPAVAGMAP; encoded by the coding sequence ATGACGAGTTACGACGCCATCCTCCTCGCCGGTTTCGGCGGACCGGAGGGCCAGGACGATGTGATCCCGTTCCTGCGCAACGTCACGCGCGGCCGCGGCATCCCCGAGGAACGCCTCGAAGAGGTCGCCGTGCACTACCGGCACTTCGGCGGCATCAGCCCGATCAACCAGCAGAACCGGGTGCTGCGCGCCGCGCTGCAGGCCGAACTGGACCGCCGCGGCATCGACCTGCCGGTGATCTGGGGCAACCGCAACTGGGCGCCCTACCTGCCCGACACGATCGCCGAGGCGCACGCCGCCGGCCAGGACCGCCTGCTCGCCATCGCGACCAGCGCCTACAGCTCGTACTCCGGCTGCCGCCAGTACCGCGAGGACTTCGCCCAGGCGCTGGACACGACCGGGCTCACCGGCACCGTGCAGATCGACAAGATCCGCCAGTTCTTCGACCACCCCGGCTTCGTCACCCCCTTCATCACGGGTGTGCGCCAGGGGCTGGCCGACATCGAGGCCCAGATCCCCGGCATCGACCTCGCCACCGAGGTCGAGGTGCTGTTCTCGACGCACTCGATCCCGTCGACGGATGCGGCCAAGAGCGGACCGGCCGAGCGTGGCTTCGGCCCCGACGGAGCCTATGCCGCCCAGCACCTGGCCGTGGCCGATGTGATCATGCAGGGCCTCACCAGCCCGTGGCAGCTGGTGTACCAGTCCCGCAGCGGACCGCCCAGCATGCCGTGGCTCGAGCCCGACATCAACGACGCGATCGCGCTGCTGCCCGCGCGCGGCATCCGTGCCGTCGTCATCGTGCCGCTCGGATTCGTCAGCGACCACATGGAGGTCATGTGGGACCTCGACAACGAGGCCACCGAAACGGCCAAGGAACACGGCCTGTTCTCGGTGCGCGTGCCCACGCCCGGCGCGGACCCGGTCTACGTGTCCGGCCTGATCGACCTGGTCGAGGAGCGGCTGAACGACGTGCCGCCCGCCGACCGGCCCGCCCTGACCAATCTCGGCCCCTGGTACGACGTGTGCCGGCCGGGCTGCTGCGAGAACGTGCGCCTCGGCTTCAAGCCCGCGGTCGCTGGTATGGCACCGTGA
- the hemC gene encoding hydroxymethylbilane synthase: MSVIRVGTRGSALAMAQTTAVANRIQAVTNGEVEIIPITTHGDVSRESLSSLGGTGVFASALREALLNDECDVVVHSFKDLPTDPYAGLTIGATPKRADARDVLCARAGFTLATLPEGARVGTGSPRRAAQLRELRPDLEVVDIRGNVDTRLALVADERLHAVVLAAAGLGRLGLLENMATEYLELSDWPTAPGQGALAIEVRDGKPERLLAKALAVLNHATTQATVAAERQVLARLEAGCAAPIGATAVLDDGLLFLTATVYSPDGTRRITASHAATPESHAVADLQDAALDVADRAARELLAGGAAEIAPLTVTS, from the coding sequence GTGAGCGTCATCCGCGTCGGTACCCGCGGCAGCGCCTTGGCGATGGCACAGACCACCGCCGTGGCCAACCGCATCCAGGCGGTGACCAACGGCGAGGTGGAGATCATCCCGATCACCACGCACGGTGACGTGTCCCGGGAATCGCTGTCCAGCCTCGGCGGTACGGGCGTTTTCGCCAGCGCCCTGCGCGAGGCGCTGTTGAACGACGAGTGCGACGTTGTGGTGCACTCCTTCAAGGATCTGCCCACCGACCCGTACGCCGGCCTCACCATCGGTGCGACGCCCAAGCGGGCCGACGCGCGCGACGTGCTGTGCGCCCGTGCCGGCTTCACCCTGGCCACCCTGCCGGAGGGTGCCCGCGTGGGCACCGGTTCGCCGCGCCGAGCCGCCCAGCTGCGGGAGCTGCGCCCCGACCTCGAGGTCGTCGACATCCGCGGCAACGTGGACACCCGGCTCGCGCTCGTTGCCGACGAGAGGCTGCACGCCGTGGTGCTCGCCGCGGCGGGCCTTGGCCGGCTGGGCCTGCTCGAGAACATGGCCACCGAGTACCTCGAGCTCTCCGACTGGCCCACAGCGCCCGGACAGGGCGCACTGGCGATCGAGGTGCGCGACGGCAAGCCCGAGCGCCTGCTCGCCAAGGCCCTCGCCGTGCTCAACCACGCCACCACCCAGGCCACCGTCGCGGCCGAGCGCCAGGTGCTCGCCCGCCTCGAGGCCGGTTGTGCCGCCCCGATCGGCGCGACCGCCGTGCTCGATGACGGCCTGCTCTTCCTCACCGCCACCGTGTACAGCCCCGACGGCACCCGACGCATCACGGCGTCGCACGCCGCGACGCCCGAATCGCACGCCGTGGCCGACCTGCAGGATGCCGCCCTCGATGTGGCCGACCGTGCCGCCCGTGAGCTCCTGGCCGGCGGCGCCGCCGAAATCGCCCCCCTCACGGTGACCTCGTGA
- a CDS encoding uroporphyrinogen-III synthase, with amino-acid sequence MSGTRHNPDKPLAGWRVLVPRGGPWGDQVAANLRSRGALPVVAPMINFAPTDDAPALETALAKLAAGEFDWMTVTSATTVDVLSSHRAVVAPGTRIAAVGETTAAALVAAGYHVDIVPSEDNSAKGLLEDWEAATHGVIPLRVLTLRSEIAKPLLTEGLRRIGHEVESVVAYRTVGVPVSDRVVADVKAGRVHAVLVTSGSVAQQVQEQLGPIPETTLIACIGPRTAKDAAAIGLRVDVIADERSAESLIEALVRLAPRDL; translated from the coding sequence GTGAGCGGCACCCGCCACAACCCCGACAAGCCCCTGGCCGGCTGGCGCGTCCTCGTGCCCCGCGGCGGGCCCTGGGGCGACCAGGTCGCCGCCAACCTGCGCTCCCGCGGAGCGCTTCCCGTCGTGGCGCCCATGATCAACTTCGCGCCCACCGACGACGCGCCGGCCCTCGAGACCGCCCTGGCCAAGCTCGCCGCCGGCGAGTTCGACTGGATGACCGTCACCAGCGCCACCACGGTCGACGTCCTCTCGTCGCACCGGGCCGTCGTGGCTCCCGGCACCCGCATCGCCGCGGTGGGGGAGACCACCGCCGCCGCGCTCGTGGCCGCCGGCTACCACGTCGACATCGTCCCGTCGGAGGACAACTCCGCCAAGGGCCTGCTCGAGGACTGGGAGGCCGCCACCCACGGCGTCATCCCGCTGCGCGTGCTCACCCTGCGCTCCGAGATCGCCAAGCCGTTGCTCACCGAGGGTCTGCGCCGCATCGGCCACGAGGTCGAGTCGGTCGTCGCCTACCGCACCGTGGGCGTGCCGGTCTCCGACCGGGTCGTCGCCGACGTCAAGGCCGGACGGGTGCACGCCGTGCTGGTCACCAGCGGAAGTGTCGCCCAGCAGGTGCAGGAGCAGCTCGGCCCCATCCCCGAGACCACCCTGATCGCCTGCATCGGCCCGCGCACGGCGAAGGATGCGGCGGCCATCGGCCTGCGCGTCGACGTGATCGCCGACGAGCGCAGCGCCGAGTCCCTCATCGAGGCCCTCGTGCGCCTCGCCCCCCGCGACCTGTAA
- the hemB gene encoding porphobilinogen synthase, with the protein MNPVIRPRRLRSTPALRRLASETRVHPAELVLPLFVREGNESTPISSMPGIVQHSIDGARRAVAEAAAAGIGGVMLFGVPAVRDATGTGATDPDGILNAATRAVVAEVGDALVVQTDLCLDEFTDHGHCGVLAADGSVDNDATLLRYNDMALAQAQAGSALLGLSGMMDGQVASVRATLDAAGYADTAVLAYSAKYASAYYGPFREAVQSTLVGDRRTYQLDPANRREGVREARIDIDEGADVVMVKPAGSYLDVLAEVAAMSSVPVWAYQVSGEYAMIEAAAAQGWIDRRRAIEESVLSIRRAGADAILTYWAVELAAWLTETDAR; encoded by the coding sequence ATAAACCCCGTCATCCGCCCGCGACGTCTGCGCAGCACCCCCGCACTCCGCCGCCTGGCCAGCGAAACCCGTGTCCACCCCGCCGAGCTGGTGTTACCGCTCTTTGTGCGTGAGGGCAACGAATCCACCCCGATCTCCTCGATGCCCGGCATCGTGCAGCACAGCATCGACGGCGCCCGCCGCGCCGTGGCCGAGGCCGCAGCGGCCGGCATCGGCGGCGTGATGCTCTTCGGCGTTCCCGCCGTGCGCGACGCCACCGGCACTGGGGCCACCGACCCCGACGGCATCCTGAACGCCGCCACGCGCGCCGTCGTCGCCGAGGTGGGCGACGCCCTGGTCGTGCAGACCGACCTGTGCCTGGACGAATTCACCGACCACGGCCACTGCGGCGTGCTCGCCGCCGACGGCTCCGTCGACAACGACGCCACTCTGCTGCGCTACAACGACATGGCCCTCGCTCAGGCCCAGGCCGGCTCGGCCCTGCTCGGCCTCTCCGGCATGATGGACGGCCAGGTCGCCTCCGTGCGCGCCACCCTCGACGCCGCCGGTTACGCCGACACCGCCGTGCTCGCCTACTCGGCCAAGTACGCCTCCGCCTACTACGGCCCGTTCCGCGAGGCCGTCCAGTCCACCCTGGTCGGCGACCGCCGCACCTACCAGCTCGACCCCGCCAACCGCCGCGAGGGCGTGCGCGAGGCCCGCATCGACATCGACGAGGGCGCCGACGTCGTCATGGTCAAGCCCGCGGGCAGCTACCTCGACGTGCTCGCCGAGGTCGCCGCCATGAGCTCGGTGCCCGTCTGGGCGTACCAGGTCTCCGGCGAGTACGCCATGATCGAGGCCGCGGCCGCGCAGGGCTGGATCGACCGCCGCCGCGCCATCGAGGAGTCGGTGCTCAGCATCCGCCGTGCCGGCGCCGACGCGATTCTCACCTACTGGGCGGTCGAACTCGCCGCCTGGCTCACCGAAACGGATGCCCGATGA
- the hemL gene encoding glutamate-1-semialdehyde 2,1-aminomutase, with product MTRTTHNDELFARAQLSIPGGVNSPVRAFRSVGGTPLFLVKAAGAYVFDSDGRDYVDLVSSWGPAILGHAHPAVVAAVQEAAALGLSFGASTPGETVLAELIKGRVGAIEKLRLVSTGTEATMTAIRLARGFTQRDLLIKFAGHYHGHSDGLLAEAGSGLATLSLPGSAGVTAATAGQTLVLPYNDLDAVRAAFEAYPGQIAAVITEAAAANMGVVAPDAGFNAALCDLAHEHGALLIVDEVLTGFRVNPGGYWALQAEEGETYTPDLFTYGKVIGGGLPVAALGGRADVMDFLAPAGPVYQAGTLSGNPVAVAAGIATLTAADAALYARLDETAELLSEAVSSALFAEGVAHSVQHAGNLFSFVFGQEAAVTPPRSYAEVQRQEAYRYAPFFHSMLDQGVSLPPSVFEAWFVSAAHDGDAIGRILEALPAAAKAAAEARPAV from the coding sequence ATGACCCGCACCACCCACAACGACGAGCTGTTCGCCCGCGCCCAGCTCTCCATCCCCGGCGGCGTCAACTCGCCGGTGCGGGCCTTCCGCTCGGTCGGCGGCACCCCGCTGTTCCTGGTCAAGGCCGCCGGTGCCTACGTGTTCGACTCCGACGGCCGCGACTACGTCGACCTGGTCAGCTCCTGGGGCCCCGCGATCCTCGGCCACGCGCACCCCGCCGTGGTCGCCGCCGTGCAGGAGGCCGCCGCACTCGGGCTCTCCTTCGGCGCCTCCACCCCCGGCGAGACCGTACTGGCCGAGCTGATCAAGGGCCGCGTCGGGGCGATCGAGAAGCTCCGGCTGGTCTCCACCGGCACCGAGGCCACCATGACGGCCATCCGCCTTGCCCGTGGCTTCACGCAGCGTGACCTGCTGATCAAGTTCGCCGGGCACTACCACGGCCACTCCGACGGCCTCCTGGCCGAGGCCGGCTCCGGCCTGGCCACGCTCTCGCTGCCCGGCTCCGCCGGCGTCACCGCGGCCACCGCCGGTCAGACCCTGGTGCTGCCGTACAACGACCTCGACGCCGTACGCGCCGCTTTTGAGGCGTACCCCGGCCAGATCGCAGCGGTGATCACCGAGGCCGCCGCCGCCAACATGGGTGTCGTCGCCCCGGATGCCGGCTTCAACGCCGCACTGTGCGACCTCGCCCACGAGCACGGCGCGCTGCTCATCGTCGACGAGGTCCTCACCGGGTTCCGGGTGAACCCGGGCGGCTACTGGGCGCTACAGGCCGAGGAGGGCGAAACGTACACGCCCGACCTGTTCACCTACGGCAAGGTCATCGGCGGTGGCCTGCCGGTCGCCGCGCTCGGCGGCCGGGCCGACGTGATGGACTTCCTGGCCCCGGCCGGGCCGGTCTACCAGGCCGGAACGCTCTCGGGTAACCCGGTGGCCGTGGCCGCCGGTATCGCCACCCTCACCGCCGCTGACGCCGCTCTGTACGCCCGGCTCGACGAGACCGCCGAGCTGCTCTCGGAGGCCGTCTCGAGCGCGCTCTTCGCCGAGGGTGTGGCGCACAGCGTGCAGCACGCCGGCAACCTGTTCAGCTTCGTCTTCGGCCAGGAGGCTGCGGTCACGCCTCCGCGCAGCTACGCCGAGGTGCAGCGCCAGGAGGCGTACCGCTACGCGCCGTTCTTCCACTCGATGCTCGACCAGGGTGTTTCCCTGCCGCCGTCGGTGTTCGAGGCCTGGTTCGTGTCGGCCGCGCACGACGGCGACGCGATCGGACGCATCCTGGAGGCCCTGCCGGCCGCCGCGAAGGCAGCCGCCGAGGCCCGTCCGGCCGTCTAG